One Ostrea edulis chromosome 2, xbOstEdul1.1, whole genome shotgun sequence genomic region harbors:
- the LOC125680583 gene encoding cytochrome P450 3A9-like, translating into MELHLCCLLNSWTLLLGGLSTILFLLLWLRRREAEDYQKATGIPVVDGILPLLGHLPQIFKLGVDEYEKKWLEIKNTKVLLSWYGKSPTITVADPEILRHILVKDFPHFQDRPRRIFKMTQSPVNKGLFFHHGSDWKRIRSILTPTFSTGKLKMMNYDINRCSVNLADKIEELAKCKENVEIKQLYGGFTLDAISATAFGLEVDSINNPDGSFIKNIKEIFQKGMGTLRRICLTLASIFPTLIHVVRYFSMSFFNRENVDFFVRQCQAMINDRKSESHERHLDFLQLMLNAELDEQSSEEQNIKNSGQKKLTNDEIVAQAFLFFLAGYETTASTMNFVSYILAVNQEVQDRVVQEIHDEIEENDPTYDDMNKLQYMEQVILESLRMYPPITRLSREIAETVDIKNYTFPKGCTVVIPVYSLQHNPEYWPNPEQFDPERFENSKNVQNKFFYIPFGQGPRMCLGMRLAMLEIKIALVHVLRRVRIVPCEETQIPLKPITHKGLISVEQPIKLRFELRD; encoded by the exons ATGGAGTTGCACCTGTGCTGTTTGTTGAATTCGTGGACATTGCTATTAGGAGGATTGTCGACCATTTTATTTTTGCTGTTATG GCTGAGGCGCCGGGAAGCTGAAGATTATCAGAAAGCGACTGGGATCCCAGTGGTGGATGGAATTCTCCCTCTGTTGGGTCACCTCCCCCAGATCTTCAAACTG GGAGTAGATGAATATGAGAAGAAATGGTTAGagataaagaatacaaaagtcTTGTT atcATGGTACGGGAAGTCTCCCACAATCACAGTAGCAGATCCAGAGATACTAAGGCACATCTTAGTGAAGGATTTCCCTCACTTTCAGGACAGACCAAGAAGG atattcaagaTGACACAATCTCCAGTTAACAAAGGACTATTTTTCCATCATGGATCTGATTGGAAAAGAATACGATCCATTTTAACTCCTACTTTCAGTACAGGGAAGCTGAAGATG ATGAACTACGATATCAACAGATGCTCAGTAAATCTGGCTGATAAGATAGAGGAGCTGgcaaaatgtaaagaaaatgtagaaataaaaca GTTATATGGTGGTTTTACTCTGGATGCAATATCAGCAACAGCATTTGGATTAGAGGTAGACAGTATCAACAACCCAGATGGTTCCTTTATCAAGAATATCAAGGAAATCTTTCAGAAAGGGATGGGCACTTTGAGGAGAATTTGTCTTACTCTTGCAA gCATATTTCCTACTCTGATTCATGTAGTCCGATACTTCAGCATGAGTTTCTTCAATAGAGAGAATGTggatttttttgtcagacaatGCCAGGCGATGATAAATGACAGGAAATCAGAATCTCACGAG AGACATTTAGATTTCCTTCAACTGATGCTCAATGCAGAGTTAGATGAACAGTCATCAGAAGAGCAAAACATCAAGAACAGCGGACAGAAAA AATTGACCAATGATGAAATAGTTGCTCAAGCCTTCCTGTTTTTTCTTGCTGGATATGAAACCACTGCCAGTACCATGAACTTTGTGTCATATATACTAGCAGTGAATCAGGAGGTCCAAGACAGGGTTGTTCAGGAGATTCATGATGAAATAGAGGAG AATGACCCCACCTAtgatgatatgaacaaactgcAGTACATGGAACAAGTGATTTTAGAGTCACTCAGAATGTACCCTCCTATAACAAG ACTCAGCCGTGAAATAGCAGAAACAGTGGATATAAAAAATTACACGTTCCCCAAAGGATGTACAGTGGTTATTCCTGTGTACAGTCTTCAACACAATCCAGAATACTGGCCAAATCCGGAACAGTTTGATCCCGAGAG ATTTGAAAATTCCAAGAATGTCCAGAACAAGTTTTTCTACATACCATTTGGCCAAGGCCCGAGGATGTGTTTGGGAATGAGGCTGGCTatgttagaaataaaaatagctCTTGTCCATGTTCTCAGAAGAGTTCGAATAGTCCCTTGTGAAGAAACCCAG